A genomic region of Colletes latitarsis isolate SP2378_abdomen chromosome 7, iyColLati1, whole genome shotgun sequence contains the following coding sequences:
- the LOC143344080 gene encoding rRNA methyltransferase 3, mitochondrial isoform X2, which translates to MNFLNLRILPRRKRTEKTPVKSTEISTTKETKSSSLTVLKLNEKVVSSLMTKIKSRKKREKNNEIVLEGRRLIEEGLEAGGKPIAILYNKSSDIDSLKFPEDVKLYKVPYNTIQLWSSLTSSPGLIGIFQTPDTNKDPANNALPLTIICDNVREPGNLGSIMRAAAGVGCERLILMKGCVDLWHPKVLRSAAGAHFRLPINAFPMWDEIPSLISEGANIVLADSNFGDEFISKYSEDVLEMSLGVFGTDPEELKTNIIVDDNITDKSTNSSPIIPTNKQMMKNFLLKLPIVPYYSLDYTRNETVLVLSGETEGLSFDSYKLLKERKGIRINIPLVNGIDSLNTGVALGIVTFEIKRQFIKKRNEP; encoded by the exons ATGAACTTTTTGAACCTCAGGATACTACCGAG AAGGAAGAGAACAGAAAAAACACCGGTAAAGTCTACAGAAATTTCTACAACCAAAGAAACAAAAAGCTCATCACTTACAGTTCTTAAATTAAACGAGAAAGTTGTATC ATCTTTAATGACTAAAATTAAGTCTCGAAAGAAAAGGGAAAAGAATAATGAGATAGTTTTAGAAGGACGTAGATTAATTGAAGAGGGACTCGAAGCTGGTGGAAAACCAATtgcaatattatataataaatcaTCCGATATAGATTCATTAAAATTTCCTGAAGATGTAAAATTGTATAAAGTTCCATATAACACGATTCAACTGTGGTCTAGTTTAACTTCTTCCCCTGGATTAATAG GAATTTTTCAAACTCCTGATACAAATAAGGATCCTGCAAACAATGCATTACCACTTACTATTATATGTGACAATGTGAGAGAACCAGGAAATTTAGGATCAATTATGAGAGCTGCAGCAGGTGTAGGTTGTGAGAGATTAATATTAATGAAAG GTTGTGTAGATCTGTGGCATCCGAAAGTTCTTAGAAGCGCAGCTGGAGCTCATTTTCGATTGCCTATTAATGCGTTTCCAATGTGGGACGAGATTCCATCGTTGATCAGCGAAGGCGCGAATATTGTTTTGGCAGATAGTAACTTTGGCGACGAATTTATATCAAAATATAGCGAGGATGTACTTGAAATGAGTCTAGGAGTATTCGGGACTGACCCAGAAGAActcaaaacaaatattatcgtcGACGATAATATCACGGATAAAAGCACAAACTCATCACCAATAATTCCAACTAACAAGCAAATGATGAAAAATTTTTTGTTGAAACTACCTATTGTGCCGTACTATAGTCTGGATTATACAAGAAATGAAACTGTACTTGTCTTAAGCGGAGAAACCGAGGGTTTGAGTTTCGATTCGTATAAATTATTAAAGGAACGAAAGGGCATTCGTATTAACATACCTTTAGTAAATGGAATCGATAGTTTAAATACAGGAGTGGCTCTTGGTATCGTCACCTTCGAAATAAAAagacaatttataaaaaaaagaaatgaaccTTAA
- the LOC143344080 gene encoding rRNA methyltransferase 3, mitochondrial isoform X1: MIFINIVQSTLRPLRSLRNLQTINTQSNVTRTYAKWMSRRPAKIVNEDELFEPQDTTEVSTTEKFVQNRAISNRKSNRRKRTEKTPVKSTEISTTKETKSSSLTVLKLNEKVVSSLMTKIKSRKKREKNNEIVLEGRRLIEEGLEAGGKPIAILYNKSSDIDSLKFPEDVKLYKVPYNTIQLWSSLTSSPGLIGIFQTPDTNKDPANNALPLTIICDNVREPGNLGSIMRAAAGVGCERLILMKGCVDLWHPKVLRSAAGAHFRLPINAFPMWDEIPSLISEGANIVLADSNFGDEFISKYSEDVLEMSLGVFGTDPEELKTNIIVDDNITDKSTNSSPIIPTNKQMMKNFLLKLPIVPYYSLDYTRNETVLVLSGETEGLSFDSYKLLKERKGIRINIPLVNGIDSLNTGVALGIVTFEIKRQFIKKRNEP; this comes from the exons ATGATCTTTATTAATATCGTGCAAAGTACTCTTCGTCCGCTTCGAAGTTTAAGAAATCTTCAAACAATTAACACACAGTCAAATGTAACGCGGACATATGCAAAGTGGATGAGTCGAAGACCAGCTAAAATTGTTAACGAAGATGAACTTTTTGAACCTCAGGATACTACCGAGGTTAGTACCACAGAAAAATTCGTTCAAAATAGAGCGATTTCTAATCGAAAATCGAACAGAAGGAAGAGAACAGAAAAAACACCGGTAAAGTCTACAGAAATTTCTACAACCAAAGAAACAAAAAGCTCATCACTTACAGTTCTTAAATTAAACGAGAAAGTTGTATC ATCTTTAATGACTAAAATTAAGTCTCGAAAGAAAAGGGAAAAGAATAATGAGATAGTTTTAGAAGGACGTAGATTAATTGAAGAGGGACTCGAAGCTGGTGGAAAACCAATtgcaatattatataataaatcaTCCGATATAGATTCATTAAAATTTCCTGAAGATGTAAAATTGTATAAAGTTCCATATAACACGATTCAACTGTGGTCTAGTTTAACTTCTTCCCCTGGATTAATAG GAATTTTTCAAACTCCTGATACAAATAAGGATCCTGCAAACAATGCATTACCACTTACTATTATATGTGACAATGTGAGAGAACCAGGAAATTTAGGATCAATTATGAGAGCTGCAGCAGGTGTAGGTTGTGAGAGATTAATATTAATGAAAG GTTGTGTAGATCTGTGGCATCCGAAAGTTCTTAGAAGCGCAGCTGGAGCTCATTTTCGATTGCCTATTAATGCGTTTCCAATGTGGGACGAGATTCCATCGTTGATCAGCGAAGGCGCGAATATTGTTTTGGCAGATAGTAACTTTGGCGACGAATTTATATCAAAATATAGCGAGGATGTACTTGAAATGAGTCTAGGAGTATTCGGGACTGACCCAGAAGAActcaaaacaaatattatcgtcGACGATAATATCACGGATAAAAGCACAAACTCATCACCAATAATTCCAACTAACAAGCAAATGATGAAAAATTTTTTGTTGAAACTACCTATTGTGCCGTACTATAGTCTGGATTATACAAGAAATGAAACTGTACTTGTCTTAAGCGGAGAAACCGAGGGTTTGAGTTTCGATTCGTATAAATTATTAAAGGAACGAAAGGGCATTCGTATTAACATACCTTTAGTAAATGGAATCGATAGTTTAAATACAGGAGTGGCTCTTGGTATCGTCACCTTCGAAATAAAAagacaatttataaaaaaaagaaatgaaccTTAA